One window from the genome of Cricetulus griseus strain 17A/GY chromosome 2, alternate assembly CriGri-PICRH-1.0, whole genome shotgun sequence encodes:
- the Bend3 gene encoding BEN domain-containing protein 3 — protein MNSTEFSEDVEEVVKNSIVKIEGDHAALDCSRNSRGPEKHPLDSVLTALQESSKRKQLVIDGQPDSVPSVKRRRLIPEALLAGMRNRENSSPCQGNGEPANRGRSGSCVWSTEEEPSSEATPSYKKPLYGISHKIMEKKNPPSGDLLSPYELFEKANSSTSPSPLRLLNESQKRECGAGVATDGEPNICFLIQRMLYMLNTLTSNMSQLHSKVDLLSLEVNRIKKQVSPSELVAKFQPPPEYLLTSAELKQIVEQSLSCSDLACRLLVQLFPELFNNVDFSRGCSACGFAAKRKLESLHLQLIRNYVEVYYPSVKDTAVWQAECLPQLNDFFSRFWAQREMEDSQPGGQVTNFFEADHVDAGHFLDSKDQEEALSLDRSSTIASDHVVDTQDLTEFLDEASSPGEFAVFLLHRLFPELFDHRKLGEQYSCYGDSGKQELDPQRLQIIRNYTEIYFPDMQEEEAWLQQCAQRINDELEGLGLEGASEGEAPRDDCYDSSSLPDDISVVKVEDNFEGERPGRRSKKIWLVPIDFDKLEIPQPDFEMPGSDCLLSKEQLRSIYESSLSIGNFASRLLVHLFPELFTHENLRKQYNCSGSLGKKQLDPARIRLIRHYVQLLYPRAKNDRVWTLEFVGKLDERCRRRDTEQRRSYQQQRKVHVPGPECRDLASYAINPERFREEFEGPPLPPERSSKDFCKIPLDELVVPSPDFPVPSPYLLSDKEVREIVQQSLSVGNFAARLLVRLFPELFTAENLRLQYNHSGACNKKQLDPTRLRLIRHYVEAVYPVEKMEEVWHYECIPSIDERCRRPNRKKCDILKKAKKVEK, from the coding sequence GCCCTCCTGGCAGGCATGCGCAACCGTGAGAACAGCTCACCCTGCCAGGGAAACGGAGAGCCAGCCAACAGGGGCAGGAGCGGGAGCTGTGTGTGGTCTACTGAAGAAGAGCCTTCCAGTGAGGCCACCCCTTCCTACAAGAAGCCTCTGTATGGCATCTCCCACAAGATCATGGAGAAGAAGAACCCTCCTTCTGGAGACCTGCTCAGCCCCTACGAGCTCTTTGAGAAGGCAAACTCCAGTACCAGCCCCTCTCCTCTGCGCCTGCTGAATGAGTCTCAGAAACGGGAATGTGGTGCTGGGGTGGCCACTGATGGGGAGCCCAATATCTGCTTCCTGATCCAGAGGATGCTGTATATGCTCAACACGCTCACATCTAACATGTCCCAGCTTCATAGCAAGGTGGACCTGCTCTCCCTGGAGGTGAACCGCATCAAGAAGCAGGTGAGCCCTTCTGAGCTGGTGGCTAAGTTCCAGCCGCCCCCTGAATACCTGCTCACTTCTGCCGAGCTGAAGCAGATCGTGGAGCAGAGCCTGTCCTGCAGCGACCTAGCCTGTCGCCTGCTTGTGCAGCTATTCCCAGAGCTCTTCAACAACGTGGATTTCTCCCGTGGCTGCAGTGCCTGCGGCTTTGCCGCCAAGCGGAAGTTAGAGTCGTTGCACCTGCAGCTCATCCGCAACTATGTGGAGGTGTATTACCCCTCTGTGAAGGACACAGCTGTGTGGCAGGCAGAGTGTTTGCCACAGTTGAATGACTTCTTCAGTCGCTTCTGGGCCCAGCGGGAAATGGAAGATAGCCAGCCAGGTGGCCAGGTCACCAACTTCTTTGAAGCAGACCACGTGGATGCCGGCCACTTTCTGGACAGCAAGGACCAAGAAGAAGCTCTGTCTCTGGACCGCAGCAGCACCATCGCCTCGGACCATGTGGTGGACACACAGGACCTCACCGAGTTCCTAGACGAAGCCTCCTCCCCAGGTGAGTTTGCTGTGTTCCTCCTGCACCGGCTCTTTCCGGAGCTGTTTGACCACCGGAAGCTGGGTGAGCAGTACAGCTGCTATGGCGACAGTGGAAAGCAAGAGCTGGATCCCCAGAGGCTGCAGATCATCCGCAACTACACAGAGATCTACTTTCCAGATATGCAGGAGGAGGAGGCCTGGCTGCAGCAGTGTGCCCAGCGCATCAACGATGAGCTGGAGGGCCTGGGGCTGGAGGGGGCCAGCGAGGGTGAGGCCCCGCGGGATGACTGCTACGACTCCTCCAGCTTGCCAGATGACATCTCAGTGGTCAAGGTAGAGGATAACTTCGAGGGCGAGCGGCCTGGCCGGCGCTCCAAGAAGATTTGGCTGGTGCCCATTGATTTTGACAAGCTGGAGATCCCTCAGCCTGACTTCGAGATGCCAGGCTCAGACTGCCTGCTGAGCAAGGAGCAGCTGCGTAGCATCTATGAGAGCAGCCTGTCCATTGGCAACTTTGCCTCCCGCCTGCTGGTGCACCTGTTCCCAGAGCTCTTCACCCACGAGAACCTGCGCAAGCAGTATAACTGCAGCGGGTCCCTGGGCAAGAAACAGCTGGATCCCGCACGCATAAGGTTGATCCGCCACTATGTTCAGCTGCTCTACCCTCGAGCCAAGAACGACCGCGTGTGGACTCTGGAGTTCGTGGGCAAGCTGGACGAGCGCTGTCGACGCAGGGACACGGAGCAGCGGCGCTCCTACCAGCAGCAGCGTAAGGTCCACGTGCCTGGCCCCGAGTGCCGGGACCTAGCAAGTTATGCAATCAACCCCGAGAGGTTCAGAGAGGAGTTTGAGGGGCCCCCGCTGCCTCCTGAAAGGAGCAGCAAAGACTTCTGCAAAATCCCCCTGGATGAGCTGGTTGTCCCCTCGCCCGATTTTCCGGTGCCTTCCCCTTACCTGCTGTCGGACAAGGAGGTACGTGAAATCGTGCAGCAGAGCCTGTCAGTGGGCAACTTCGCTGCCCGGCTCCTGGTTAGGCTCTTCCCTGAACTCTTCACGGCTGAGAACCTTCGACTGCAGTACAACCACTCCGGGGCTTGTAACAAGAAGCAGCTGGACCCCACGCGGCTGAGGCTTATCCGCCATTATGTGGAAGCTGTCTACCCCGTGGAGAAGATGGAGGAGGTGTGGCACTATGAATGTATACCCAGCATCGATGAGCGTTGTCGCCGCCCCAATAGGAAAAAGTGCGATATcctcaagaaagccaagaaagtgGAGAAGTGA